Genomic window (Cytophagales bacterium):
CAGGCGCTTATACAGTATTAATAACAGATAGTAATAATTGTGTTGATTCAGCTTCTGTAACAATTACTCAACCCGCAACTGCCTTATCTGTTAATATTTCAGATTCAAATGATGCCTTATGTTATGGGGATTCCAGCGGGTCAGCTACCGTTGTTGTAATATCAGGCGGGGCACCTTCCTATTCTTATCTTTGGAATGATCCCACCTTGCAGACAGATTCTAATGCGACCGGCTTAGCTGCGGGAACATATACTGCAGTTGTCACTGATGCCAATGCATGTACTGATTCTGTTTCTGTTACCATCAACCAGCCGATGGCTTTAACCTTAGTGATAACAGATACAAATTATGCAAACTGTGGATTATCTAACGGCTCCGCAACTGTAACACCTTCAGGAGCTACAGCTCCCTATACATATTTGTGGAGCGATCCTTTATCTCAAACTGATTCGGTTGCAACCGGTTTATCTTCCGGTCCTTATACGGTTACAGTAACAGACACTAATCTATGCACTGATTCAGTATCTGTCAACATTAATGATATAGGAGCGCCTCTTATTAACATTTCTGATACTACGCACATTGCCTGTTTTGGTGATTCAGTGGGTTCTGCTACTGTATCGGCTACCGGTGGAGCACCACCTTATTCTATTTTATGGAATGATCCTAAAGCACAAACAGACTCAATAGCTGACAGTCTGACTGCGGGTAGTTACACAGTTAGTGTCACAGATAGCGCTGGCTGCACTACCTTAGCTGCCGTTATAATTACTCAACCACTTGCTTTAACTTTATCATTTTCTAATATTATACTGGTTGGATGTTTTGGAGATAGCTCCGGCTCAGCCACTGTTTCAACTACAGGAGGTATTCAACCATACAATTATTTATGGGACGACCCTAATGGTCAAACCGATTACATTGCAACTGGTCTGGTTGCAGGAACTTATACAGTAAATGTTACAGATTCCAATAGCTGTATTGACTCAATTTCTGTAACGATCACTCAGCCTGCTGCTGCCTTGTCGCTCAGCATTACTGATACCACAAACGTTGCCTGCAATGGTGATTCTACCGGGCTGGCTACTGTTACCCCAACCGGAGGAACTACACCATACACGTATTTGTGGGATGATCCTAACGGTCAAACCGATGCTACTGCAACTGGTTTATCGGCAGGAAACCATACAGTAATTGTTACTGATACGAATAATTGTATTGACTCAATCTCTATAACGATCACGCAGCCTGCTGCTGCCTTGTCGCTCAGCATTACTGATACCACAAACGTTGCCTGCAATGGTAATTCTACCGGGCTGGCTACTGTTACCCCAACCGGAGGAACTGCACCATACACGTATTTGTGGGATGATCCTAACGGTCAAACCGATGCTGCTGCAACTGGTTTATCGGCAGGAAACTATACAGTAATTGTTACGGATACGAATAATTGTATTGACTCAATTTCTATAACGATCATTCAGCCTGCTGCTGCCTTGTCGCTCAGCATTACTAATACCACAAACGTTGCCTGCAATGGTGATTCTACCGGGTTGGCTACTGTTACCCCAACCGGAGGAACTGCACCATACACGTATTTGTGGGATGATCCTAATGGCCAAACAGATTCTACAGCAACAGCGTTATCTGCGGGAACTTATCAGGTTATTATAAATGATGCTAATAATTGTAGTGATTCTGCTGTGGTAAATATTAGTCAACCGCCTCCAATTTCTATTACGGAAACAGAAATTATTTGCAACAATGACAGTATCTTTTTGCAGGGTGCCTGGCAAAACAATGCCGGAACATACCTGGACACCTTTTTATCTGTGTTTGGTTGTGATAGTTTAATTACAACTACGTTAATAGTTACTCAAGTATTTACTATTGCAAAATCATCAAAAATCTGTTCTTATGATAGTATCTTCCTTCAAGGCGCCTGGCAAAACACTGCAGGGGATTATTATGATACTGTTGCATCAGTTAGCGGCTGTGATACTGTTATTGTAATGACTTTAACAGTAAATCAGGTACCGACAATATTATCATTTTCTACTATCAATGAAAGCGGACCAAATTTCGCTGATGGTTCTGCAAATGTACAAGTGAGTGGTGGCACTCCATCTTATTCATATCTATGGGATGATTCTCTTTCTCAAACAACAGACGCTGCAACGGGTTTGTCTGCTGGCTTATATATTGTAACTGTAACGGATGCTAATGGTTGTATTGATACTGCTATGGTACAAATAAGCTTAGAACCTGGAGAAGAATGGCACATATTTACCGGAATAACGCCTAACAGCGATGATGAAAATAATACCTGGAAAATAATTAAAGGAAGCTTTAAAGATGTAAAGTTAAAAGCAACCATCTACAACAGGTGGGGTGACCTGGTATGGAAATCTGCTGATTATAATAATGATTGGGAGGGAACAAATACGAAAGGTGATCCATTGCCGGATGGTACCTATTTTTATATAGTGGACAGAGGGGATAAAGTTTTTCCTGGCTGGGTTATTATTACAAGGTAAAATAAAAATTATTTAAAGTTGAAAAAAGTATTAACAGCAACTATTTTATTATTCGTATATTAGCATTTTATTATTCGTATATTAGCATTTTATTATTCGTATAAAGGAGGTAATTATGAAATTCAAAATCACTGTTTTAAGCCTTATCTTGTCGTTATGCTTTTGTAAAGTAACAAAAGCACAGCTTACGCTTACAATAGATACTGTTATCCAAAATCCAAATAATTTATGTGCAGGAGTTGCGATCATTTATACAGTTTCAGGTGGAAGCTACAACTTTGGCAACGTTTTTACGGCACAGTTATCCGGATCTATAGATTTTGATTGTTTTTTATCTATATTTCCTCCAATGTTTTCTAATCCAATTGATATAGGAACATTACCCTTTTGGGGCAGCAGTTTCATGTTAGGAACTATTCCAGACAGTACAACTTTTGGTACCTACAGAGTTCGGATAATTGCAAGCAATCCTCCTGATACGAGTAATTTAAGCCCTAATTGTGTTATCGTTACCAATTTACCACAAGAAATAGATTTCACTTCAATTATTCCCAATGATACTATTTGCCAGGGAGATACTATAAACTTATCAGTTATTGATCCGTTTGCATTATATAGCTATTTATGGTCAAACGAAGAGACCACCCAGAGCATCGCTGTAACCCAGTCAGGATCATATACAGTAACGATAAAGGATACCTTCAGTTGTGAAAGCACTTCCGACACAATGGTTGTAACGGTTGAAAATTGTCCCGTGGGAATTACACAAACTCAAAACCAGGGCAACATAAAAATCTATCCCAACCCTGCACAAGGTACTTTAACGATAGAAAGTGAAGGTGGTCAAAATGTCACCCTGGCAGGCGACTCCCGAGTACTCGGGATGGAAAATATGACTATATTGATGAAGAATATTTTAGGAGAAAGCCTTTTTGTATCTGATAATAAACTATTGCCAGGAAGGTATCGCAAACTAATAGATATTGGGCATTTGCCTCCGGGGATGTATTTCTTATATATAAATAGTAGAGATCTTCACGTGGTTAAAAGGATAATAAAAGAATAACTAAATTTTTTCAAGACTCCGCCCTTAATTTAGTACGTTCACAGTAGATTTCCCCGAAGGGCTTTTTTATCCCGACAAGGCGGGAGAAAAAATTTAGGGACTTATTCGGGTGAGATAGAATTTTCGATTTTTTTGGAAGCAGAATTGGCAATTATTATCTGTTTTAAGGGGTCTGGAGTTTTATAGCTCGAAAAAACTTCGTTGCTAATTTCTTTAACAGGCTCATTGCGGGATCTAATCTTATGATCAATAAAACCCACCGCTATAAGCACCATTAAGCTCATTATCTTTAAGGGGAATGGAAATGTTTTATGTATATCACTTCTGGCCATTTTAAATTTTTTTTGATTGACTTTTATTTAATACTTGTTTATGTGAACAGGTAACCTTAAATTTGGGCGTTTTACTTCTCTCTGATGAAAAATTTGTTATTTTCAATTATCCTAATTCTTAACACTGTATCACTATACTCACAGGAGACAGCAGAGGATTATTATAAAAGAGGTATGGAGAAATATGATCAGCAGGATTACAATGGTGCAATAAAGGATTATTATACGGCAATCAAGTTGAACCCTGAGTATATTGAGGCATTTTATAGCCGGGGAATTGCTAAATTTTATATGCGAGATTACAAAGGGGCGATCGAAAATTACAATAAGGCAATAGAGTTGAACCCTGAAAATGCTGATCTATATCTTAGCAGGGGTGTTGCCAAAGATCATTTAAGAAGATATAAAGAAGCTATACAGGATTACAATAAGACAATAAAGATAGACCCTTATGATGCAGAGGCCTGGTATAATAGAGGTGTTGCCAAATATAATTCAAAAGACTACAATGGCGCCATATATGATTATGATATGGCCATAGAGTTA
Coding sequences:
- a CDS encoding T9SS type A sorting domain-containing protein; amino-acid sequence: MKFKITVLSLILSLCFCKVTKAQLTLTIDTVIQNPNNLCAGVAIIYTVSGGSYNFGNVFTAQLSGSIDFDCFLSIFPPMFSNPIDIGTLPFWGSSFMLGTIPDSTTFGTYRVRIIASNPPDTSNLSPNCVIVTNLPQEIDFTSIIPNDTICQGDTINLSVIDPFALYSYLWSNEETTQSIAVTQSGSYTVTIKDTFSCESTSDTMVVTVENCPVGITQTQNQGNIKIYPNPAQGTLTIESEGGQNVTLAGDSRVLGMENMTILMKNILGESLFVSDNKLLPGRYRKLIDIGHLPPGMYFLYINSRDLHVVKRIIKE
- a CDS encoding tetratricopeptide repeat protein is translated as MKNLLFSIILILNTVSLYSQETAEDYYKRGMEKYDQQDYNGAIKDYYTAIKLNPEYIEAFYSRGIAKFYMRDYKGAIENYNKAIELNPENADLYLSRGVAKDHLRRYKEAIQDYNKTIKIDPYDAEAWYNRGVAKYNSKDYNGAIYDYDMAIELRPDDAWAHNNRGTVKYLSGDKAGACEDWNKAGELGHEKAYEELKRYCKSKKQTYLD